In Epinephelus fuscoguttatus linkage group LG15, E.fuscoguttatus.final_Chr_v1, a genomic segment contains:
- the LOC125902494 gene encoding zinc finger protein 181-like yields the protein MLSSVALRAQIASIIDALSKAAVEEITKVVEDGMVVLRLEMCQGENEIKKLKSNIEVLHNELRALQGRVTLRPDSRGRDESQSDVRDERTLLEKGHADKDQNGVSVPEVQVKCEPVEEGSEEAAGQPDQLREESATYERDSAQWRQTAQAQTGCNNSDYLNLGQNSLSCVPESSLDTGLAVPCSSSGVFQQSSFSRGLLGYSQYRNLYNTVRRRTVKRLMFKKGFICPYCGKCFERSGHLERHKRIHTGEKPYLCEICGRRFNQKCSLKEHMKIHRRCVQPTPLEIEVCEQKQIPEVNPCADTLRPKEESQVKTEDGLPKNEDILPTPIHIKSEPAEENIAQPLFHGGNEQTREGGEDFATFERDSQQWMHRLQGQNNTDISSTEYISSSAHSMTSFPGIAQLLPPPIEASCSTFSFPGKPYGELKNSMMSQTPYGSSDTLMISSEAGLHGMAGATLNHHRQRGCRPFQVIKPKKCFACSYCGKVFERAGHLERHLRIHTGEKPYGCHICGRCFNQKSSLKGHMKTHRNGENTEVLEAHHLMFTMPDNQPLKNLAEPKPGLAVLEEHLLGTTYSEAGGEQTVMVKLEPNGEDFQTLSQAGADNSTGAPDQSQLWTSGMERSGDTEQTVCVLLHDVKYHLSPAVGEASEQQGYTSPIRDLPFLDTKEKEEMMHSDQYSVMQSRSSDMTLAPELQDQHIAPEVAVSEYTAVSDRTHEGGVFEFNMTASGNHADSCGEDATRQNCFICSACGQSFDSFSLFQRHQCKNITAQSFSCEICGKVFNQMSILKLHLKLHVE from the exons ATGTTGAGCAGCGTTGCTCTGCGGGCTCAGATTGCCTCCATCATCGATGCCTTGTCCAAAGCAGCCGTGGAGGAGATCACCAAAGTTGTGGAGGATGGCATGGTGGTACTGCGGCTGGAAATGTGTCAGGGTGAAAATGAGATCAAGAAGCTGAAGAGCAACATAGAGGTCCTGCACAACGAGCTGAGAGCACTGCAGGGGAGGGTGACCCTGCGACCTGACAGCCGTGGGAGAGATG AGAGTCAGAGTGACGTTCGTGATGAGAGGACCTTGCTTGAAAAGGGGCACGCTGATAAGGACCAAAACGGCGTGTCCGTACCTGAGGTGCAGGTGAAATGTGAACCCGTGGAAGAAGGAAGTGAGGAGGCTGCAGGACAACCTGACCAGCTGAGGGAAGAGTCGGCCACGTAtgaaagggacagtgcacagtGGAGGCAGACAGCACAAGCTCAGACAGGATGCAACAACTCAGATTATTTAAATTTAGGCCAGAACTCCTTGTCGTGTGTTCCTGAATCGTCTCTGGACACGGGACTGGCTGTGCcctgcagcagctctggtgTGTTTCAGCAGAGCTCATTCAGCCGCGGGCTGCTGGGTTACAGTCAGTATCGTAACTTGTACAACACGGTGCGGAGGAGGACGGTGAAGAGGTTAATGTTCAAAAAGGGCTTCATCTGTCCGTATTGCGGTAAATGTTTTGAGCGTTCTGGGCACCTGGAAAGGCATAAGAGGATTCACACTGGTGAGAAACCTTATCTCTGCGAGATATGTGGGAGACGGTTTAATCAGAAATGCAGCCTGAAGGAGCACATGAAGATTCACAGAAGAT GTGTTCAGCCCACACCACTTGAGATCGAGGTGTGTGAACAGAAGCAGATTCCTGAGGTGAATCCATGTGCTGATACTCTTCGCCCCAAGGAAGAGAGCCAGGTGAAAACTGAGGATGGCCTACCTAAGAATGAGGACATTCTCCCAACACCCATACACATCAAATCTGAGCCTGCAGAGGAGAATATAGCACAACCGCTGTTTCATGGAGGCAACGAGCAGAcaagggaaggaggggaggacTTCGCAACATTCGAGAGAGACAGCCAGCAGTGGATGCACAGGTTACAAGGACAAAACAACACGGACATCAGCAGTACAGAGTATATCAGCAGCTCGGCGCACAGTATGACGTCTTTCCCAGGAATAGCACAGTTACTGCCACCACCAATCGAAGCTTCTTGTAGCACGTTCTCCTTTCCAGGGAAACCATATGGGGAGctcaaaaacagcatgatgtctCAAACACCATATGGATCCTCAGACACACTTATGATATCAAGTGAAGCAGGCTTGCATGGTATGGCAGGAGCCACACTGAATCACCACCGACAGAGAGGATGCAGGCCATTTCAGGTGATCAAACCAAAGAAATGCTTCGCCTGCTCGTACTGTGGCAAAGTCTTCGAGCGAGCTGGACACCTCGAGAGACATTTACGAATTCACACTGGGGAGAAGCCGTATGGTTGCCATATCTGTGGGAGGTGCTTCAATCAGAAGAGTAGCCTCAAGGGCCACATGAAAACGCACAGAAATG GGGAGAACACCGAGGTGCTGGAGGCACATCACCTGATGTTTACAATGCCTGATAATCAACCGTTGAAGAACCTGGCAGAACCCAAGCCCGGACTGGCAGTTTTAGAGGAACACTTACTGGGCACCACATACAGCGAGGCAGGTGGTGAGCAAACAGTGATGGTGAAACTGGAGCCAAATGGGGAGGATTTTCAGACTCTAAGTCAGGCAGGGGCTGATAACAGCACAGGAGCACCAGATCAAAGTCAGCTGTGGACATCTGGGATGGAGAGGAGTGGTGATACTGAACAAACTGTCTGTGTACTTTTACATGATGTCAAGTATCACCTCAGTCCTGCTGTTGGAGAAGCCAGTGAGCAGCAGGGATATACATCACCAATAAGGGATCTGCCTTTTCTAGACaccaaagaaaaggaagaaatgaTGCACAGTGATCAGTATTCAGTAATGCAATCAAGAAGCTCCGATATGACTTTAGCGCCTGAGCTGCAAGATCAACATATTGCGCCAGAGGTGGCTGTGAGTGAGTACACAGCTGTGAGTGACAGGACTCATGAGGGAGGTGtgtttgaatttaatatgactGCCTCAGGCAACCATGCGGACAGCTGTGGCGAGGACGCCACCAGGCAAAATTGCTTTATATGCTCAGCTTGTGGGCAAAGCTTTGATAGTTTCAGTCTATTTCAGAGGCACCAGTGTAAAAATATCACAGCGCAATCCTTCAGCTGTGAGATATGTGGTAAGGTATTTAATCAGATGAGCATCCTGAAGTTGCACCTTAAACTGCATGTAGAATAA